A region of the candidate division KSB1 bacterium genome:
ACATGGAAGGCGCTCCCAGGTACAAGGACCTTGGCCTGGTGGGTTATCTGAAGTGGACGCACACGCTATCGCCCAAGACCTTCTACGAGGTCTCGGTAAGCCAGAGCAACAAGGAGACCTGGGTTGGCTACCCGGATGACGATGGCGATGGTATGTGCGAGCTGGATGAAAAGGGCGATTTCATCACCTTCGATAAGTTCGAAGACTTCCTGAAGTACGTGGGTGGGAAGCCGGACACCATCTTCAATTCGGATGGCAGCATCCGCAAGATCTACCGCACTATCAAGAGAGGTACCGCCAACGGGTACGTCTTCGGGCACTTCGGCGATCCTGCATACCGCGTGTTCTTCTACGACCAGACGGATCCGGAGTCGGGCATTAACGACGCGAAGCTGTTTATGGTCGGGACCTCGGGCTACTATCGGTCTGCGTACCCGTCGCCCGTATACTCCTACACTAAGCGCTACGCAACGACGGTGAAGGCCGACATCACCAGCCAGGTCACGTATAACCATCAGATCAAGGCGGGAGCCCAATTCCGATACCACACGGTGAGCCGGCGTCACATCGAGTCGCCGCTCGGCGGCAACGGTGTGACCTACCCGTACTCTCGCTTCTGGGTTGATTACCATGATTTCAACCCGATGGAGCTTGCTTTCTACGTTCAGGATCGGATCGAGTATTCGGGACTGATCCTGAACATCGGTGTGCGGGTGGACGGGTACTACACCGACACCTATCGCTTCAAGAATGACTTCCATCCGTTCGATTATGTCCGCGATGAGCTGGGCAACCTGGTGGAGCTGCGGCCGGTATGGGGTGAGAAGGTGCCGTGGAAGTTCTACGTGAGCCCGCGGATCGGCGTGTCCCACCCGGTTTCCGACCGCATGGCCATGCACTACAGCTTTGGCCAGCTCTTCCAGTACCCGAACTTCGCCAGCTTGTACAAGGACATCAACTTCGGTAAGTACAGCTCGTCGCCGAACATTGAGACGACCTGGCCAGAGCAGGAGCCCATCAAGGCTACCGCATACGAAATGGGCCTGCAGTACGCGGTGAGTAACCTGTTTGCTGTGGATGTGACGGGTTACTACCGTGACGTCGAGAACTACCGCTCCCTGTATTTCGTTCTGACGCCGTACACGGGCCCCGGCATGCAGTATATCCACAATTGGGGCTACGCGGACTCGCGCGGGATCGAAGTGACGCTGATCAAGCGTCCGGGCCGGTGGTTGAGCGCTCGCCTGAGCTACGCCTACTCCTACATCAAGGAGCCGGTCGCCATTGCAACCGGAAGCGTCGTGAGGACCTCCTATAGCGCCAAGGTTGACAGCGCGACCCTTGGACGACTGCCCTGGAACCTGATCAGCCAGTACAACTTCTACGAGCGCAACGTACTGGAACGGTCGGGTGCGGGCAATGTAGTGAGCGGCGGCTACGACCGGCCCCATCGCTTCTCCGGGACCGTCATGGCGTTCCTTCCGTATGGTGTGAACGCGACGTTGGTGGGTGAGGCGGCCAGTGGCTTCTACTACCAGCTGACGGAAAACGTCGAGAACGACCCGTACTTCACCATCAGCCGTAAGCTGGGTCAGGGCCCCTGGACGTGGCAGCTGAACGTGCGCCTGGCGAAGGAATTCCGCTTCGCCGGAGACATGCGGGTGAATGTCTTTGGAGAGGTGCGGAACATCTTCAACCGCAAGAATATTTTCGGCTACGCGAATAACCCATTCCAGGAAGCCAAGGACCAGAAGATTTGGGAGCTCGGACGCGACCTCAAGCCGAAGACCGGCGATGAGCACGATCCGGAAGGCGTGTATCGCCAGCCCACGGATACCTATGGTCGCCTGCTGTATGGTGAGCCGCGCACGATCTGGGCCGGTCTGGAATTCTCCTTCTGAACTGAGACCGGGGCGTGGGCGGTGGTAGCCGCCCCGCCCCGAGAGCAGTGTGGCGGCCAAAGGACGTGAGAGAGTGGACTACCGAACCACGAGGGAGAAGGGAACATGAGAAAGAAGATCGGGATCTTGACGATCGCACTTGGACTGTTGGCGTTGCTGACGGCGGGATGGAGGCCAGCCGTCGCGGAGGACGCCAACGGGAACTGCGTGATCGTTGCCGGCGACCATTGGGATCTCTACGTTCCTCCGAATTACATCAAATATGCGACGTGGCCGCGCCTGACCTTCCGCGAGGACCTTTCTTCCCGGGGCAACGCCGGAGCCCCTGGAGCATGGCTGTTCCGAATGACGCGTCTGGTAACAAGCGGCTACTTCGGCAACGCGCCGTGGAGTTGGCCCTTCGGCGAGCACACGTTTGACTTCGATGATTTCATGGTGGCCGTGGAATACAACCCGAACGAGGATTTCGCGGCTCTGAACCAGTCCGTCCACGGGGCGGACAACCGGAACTACGCCTTCCTGCACTACAACAGCAGGATCCCGGGCGCGAACGACCCGAATCGTAACTATGTGATCACCCAGAAGGGGGCTGTTCTGAAAGACGGCCGCAATCTCGCATACTATGAGGCCGGGTGGCCCACCCAATTGGGCGTGGACGTCAAGATGCGCGTTTACAGCTGGACGTTCCCGTACGGAAACTTGGATAACTTCGATATCGTGGAGTACGAGTTCTACAATACGGGCGAGCAGGACGTCAACGGTGACGGTGTGGTGGACCTGCACGGCCAGCGGAT
Encoded here:
- a CDS encoding carboxypeptidase-like regulatory domain-containing protein, producing MRTSFHRKRWVAAVVVLLAVALMAGGVLAQTRGKIAGSVRDARTGEPLPGVNVVLVGTMMGASTDENGRYFIINVPPGTYSLQASFIGYRAVTKTDVRVQVDLTTEVNFALEPTVIEGEAVTVVAERPLVEKTLTHSKTTVGVEELNNTLPVSGVVDIIETSASTFRGYVRGGQKYETKYVVDGVDVTDTYFSAGVGQFGGEVGHAYSGYRESEAREIAAVHVAQSQVEELSVYAGVFTAEYPSATAGVVNMVTKEGGQAYHGKIYVRSLATNGIKNHGSNIYWDYKFPGETSTFYGYDTERQKAKAAADAGDAAALRKYRLMTWEPQIAKDKYFYDPEDSTGIGRPFDIEANLSGPLPFTNKGGFFLTAAFNRYMSGLPFEREDHITLSAKVHYNFSPSQKLTGFVQVTDGGKLFNFVNWKYNPKWKYYMEGAPRYKDLGLVGYLKWTHTLSPKTFYEVSVSQSNKETWVGYPDDDGDGMCELDEKGDFITFDKFEDFLKYVGGKPDTIFNSDGSIRKIYRTIKRGTANGYVFGHFGDPAYRVFFYDQTDPESGINDAKLFMVGTSGYYRSAYPSPVYSYTKRYATTVKADITSQVTYNHQIKAGAQFRYHTVSRRHIESPLGGNGVTYPYSRFWVDYHDFNPMELAFYVQDRIEYSGLILNIGVRVDGYYTDTYRFKNDFHPFDYVRDELGNLVELRPVWGEKVPWKFYVSPRIGVSHPVSDRMAMHYSFGQLFQYPNFASLYKDINFGKYSSSPNIETTWPEQEPIKATAYEMGLQYAVSNLFAVDVTGYYRDVENYRSLYFVLTPYTGPGMQYIHNWGYADSRGIEVTLIKRPGRWLSARLSYAYSYIKEPVAIATGSVVRTSYSAKVDSATLGRLPWNLISQYNFYERNVLERSGAGNVVSGGYDRPHRFSGTVMAFLPYGVNATLVGEAASGFYYQLTENVENDPYFTISRKLGQGPWTWQLNVRLAKEFRFAGDMRVNVFGEVRNIFNRKNIFGYANNPFQEAKDQKIWELGRDLKPKTGDEHDPEGVYRQPTDTYGRLLYGEPRTIWAGLEFSF